ATAGCTATATGCCCATGAGTTATGTACTGGCGAGCCTGATGCAGTGTTTTAGCTAACCCCTTCTTATATACTACGGTCTGAAGCCTACGTTCAAGCAACTTATCAACAGTTAAACCCAACACGTCGTCAAGGGTAGCTCCTTCACCTAAAACTCCAAGCCCCACTAACTTTGCAATTAACTCCTTCTCCTTCTTCTCATCCGGGTTACCGAGTAACTCCCTAGCCCTATGCCTGAATTTTCTAAGCATCGTTTTAGCCTTCCATAACTCCCTCTTGTCCCTAAGCCCATACCTACCTAGTAGCTCAACCTCCTCTTTAAGTATATCCAGCCTCCACGGATGCTTTGGACCTACCCATTTTTTACGTCGTCTCCTAGGATCGCCCATGGTGGAACAAGCCCTTTACGTAGGCTTCTTAGTAACACCAACAGTCTGCCCGGTTCTCCCCGTAGTTCTGGTTCGTTGCCCCCTTACCTTAAGACCCCAAGCATGTCTTAAACCCTTCCAACACTTTATCTTCTTCATAAGGTCCACGTCACTCTTAACCGTGAGCTCCAAATCTGATCCGATGAGGTGAAGATCCTTATTCGTCTTAGGATCCCTCGCCCTATTCATAAGCCACCAAGGTACTTGATACTTACCTAGGTCAGCGAGCACATCTTCCAACTTCTTAACGCTATGAGCAGGTAGATCTCCTATCCTCTGTTCATGGTCTACTCCAGCTAGCCTACATACTACGTAGCCCAGGTTTAAACCTACACCCTTTATACGGGCTAGCCCCGCAACTACCTTTAACGAGCCATCTATATCGTAACCCGCCACTCGAACTACATGTTTATATTCTTCACTCATGACCCTAAACTCCCTTATCTGAGCATCCGCCAGTGGTATTTAAACTAGGTGATATTTAGAATAATTAAGGCGCCTTTAACTTCAATTTAAACATAGCCGAGGTTAGAAGGCTTAAACAAGGACGTCGGCGAAGACTAAACGTCCTATTAAACATTAAGCGGCTTAACGGTTTAGCGTAAATACCATTAGCCGGCCGAAGCCATAACGTCGCAATACGTGTTAAAGCACCTCACTAGGAAGCCCGTGGATTATCATAGTTAAGAGTAACTTTAAATTCACCTCCAGAATTTACGTGCAACATTGGTGGGGCTAATGCCTGCTATAGAGGTTGGAAGGATCTGCGTAAAAACTAGGGGCCGCGAAGCAGGTATGAAGTGTGTAATAGTTGATGTTATCGACGATAACTTCGTGCTCATAACAGGCCCTAAGGACGTCTCAGCGGTAAAGAGGCGAAGGGTAAACATAAAGCATTTAGCGTTAACCAACGAGAAGATCGATATACCTAAAGGGGCTAGCGATGAAGAGGTGAAGAAAGCCTTAGAAGCTACTGATAAGCTTAAAGATTTTAAAAGCAAGGTTAAGGTAAGTTTAACTTGAAGACGCTTTAAGCTTATCCCTACAAGTTTTAGGGGGTGGACATCATCTCGGAGGTGTTAATTAAGGATGAGGAGAAGCCTAGCGAATATGGATGCCCACCTGAGAAGAGACCCATAAAGGAGTACCTAGATAAGGGCGTAATAAACCTAGATAAACCAGCCGGCCCTACTTCACATGAAGTAACCGCTTGGGTTAAACGCATATTAAACGTAGATAGCGCCGGCCATGGAGGGACCCTAGAGCCCTAATTTTAGGCGGGGTAATCCTAAGGTAACCGGCGTCCTACCAATAGCTCTAGGTAGAGCTAAAAGCCTTCTAAGGGTATTATCATCGGCGAGCAAGGAATACGTATGCGTAATGGAGCTTCACCGCCACGTAGAGGACGAGCCGTTGATGAATGTTTGTAAAAGTTTCACGGGGCCGATATATCAGAAACCACCCCTTAAAGCATCCGTTAAACGTAGGCTTAGGGTTAGAAACATCTACGAGCTTGAGATCTTAGAGCGTGAAGGGAAGTTGGTATTAATGAGAGTGAAATGTGAGGCTGGAACCTACGTTAGGAAGCTGTGCCATGACATCGGCGAGGCCTTAGGTGTAGGGGCACATATGAAGGAGCTAAGGAGGGTTAGAAGCGGCCCTTTTAAAGAGGATGAAACACTGGTTACTCTTCACGATATTCAGGATGCCTATACGTTTTGGCGTGAGGAAGGCAATGAAAGCTGGCTACGTAGGGTCATACTGCCCATGGAGTATGCGGTCACCGACCTCCCCAAGATAGTTATTAGGGATTCCGCGGTGGACGCCATATGTCATGGGGCTTACCTAGCAGCACCAGGAGTCCTAAGGCTTGACGCTAATATAAAGCGCGGCGCCTTGGTAGCACTTATGACGCAGAAGGGGGAACTAGTTGCTTTAGCTACCGCTATGGGTGATGCCAATGAAATACTGAACCAAGACCGCGGAATAGTAGCTAAAACCGTGAGGGTCGTCATGGAGACTGGCGTATATCCATCCTTATGGAGGAGGAGACCGTAAACTATTATTTAGCTCAACGTCAAGTTTTCATTGAAGAATTTTAAGATAAATCCGTAATACTAATGCTTTAGGGCCTTCAAGCTAAAAGCAAGCTTTAATCCGCTCCTCCAAATAGTTGAACTTCTCACCGTACTTTTCCCTAGCCTTTCTAGCGCTTCTTAAGCCTCTCACATTGCTTCCAAGTTGCTTAAATTCCAATATTTTAAGCGCCTACCACTTCACGCATAGCGCCTCCGTAAAGCCTTTACTCTTAACCAACGCCTCTTTCACGGAGGCGCTTGGCCCCGGTGTAAAGGTTTAACGTCCTTAAAATGAGCTATCACTCACTACGCTTTGGTAACCGCGCACCACGGCTTTAACATTTACGTCTATTAAATGCTTTGGAAGTATTTCGCTTACGGCCTCCTCCACGGACTTTAAGCTTAACAGCTTTGAGATAGCGGCGAAGGCCCCGCACATAACGGTATTTACGATGGGGGCCTTCAATACTTCAAGCGCCACTTTATCCGCGTCTAGCCACGCTACGCTTTTAACGGGTTTAGGGAGGGAGGGCTTAACCTTCGAGTTCACGATGAAGCACGTATCGCCCTTAACGCCAACCATTACGGCTTGAGACGTTAAAAGCGCGGGATCGAAGACCAATACGTAGTCCGGGTTATATATGAAGGAGCGGTTCAGTATTGGTTCGTTGCTTATCCTCACGAAGGCCATAATCGGAGCCCCCCTCCGCTCAACGGTGAAGGCTGGGAAGGCTATAGCGTGCTTACCTTCCTTTACCGCCGCTAAACCTAGAATCCTAGCCGCCGTTACACCGCCTTGACCTCCCTTACAGTGGATCCTAACCTCAATTAGGATATCAGCCACCCCACCGCTTAGTATTTGAAGCTCTATGTTTTTATCGGTTATGGTCCCTACGCTTAAGGCTACTTAGCTAAATGGCTTCCATCAAGCCGTCTTAAGATAATTCTACAACCCTTTCCTCGCGGTATCCTGTTACCACCCGTATGTATCCTTTAAGCTCTTCATCTAGGCTTGGATCCCCGGTATCAACCTTAAGCTTCCCGATCCTATGGAGCTTGCTCCGCGTGGAGATAACGATTATGTTGTTCTTCCCAACTCTCCTTACTACCGTTGGGCTTATCTGCTGGTTGCCCCTACCGAGTATGAAGCCCTGCCCTCCGATAGGGGTTACGATGATCCTAGCCTGCTTACCCTCTATAGCTGATAGTATTTGCTCCTCGTTTACGTCTTTAGCTAAAAGCTTACCATCCTGAACCAGGTCTACGCCTAGTAGGCTTTTCTCTATACCTAGTACTCTGCTTAACGCGTAAACGGTTGAACCAGGCCCAAGTATGTAGACTACGCCGGGCTTTATCTCCTCGGCCACGTACTTCGCTATTTCGAGCTGGTTTTCAAGCTCTTCATCGCTTAAGGGGGTTGCTATCTTCGTCGGCTGTACGAGGCTTGGTTCGTAGGGTGTTAGGAGGAGGCCGTAAAGCCTCGCTGAAAGCCTTCCCCTTCTAAACTCTTCCTCGTCTATATCCATTACCTCGGCCGTGGTTAAGGGTAGCCCGCAGGTTATGAAGCTCGCCGTTAAGCGGGCGGCTGCTTGAGGGTTTACCGCGAAAACGCTTGAATGCATCTTAACCCCTGAAGGAATCCCCAGCACCGGGATACTACGTTTTAAACCTGCCAGTACGTCCCTAGCCGTTCCATCACCGCCTACGAATAGTAGTAGGTCGACTGGTACCTCAGACATTTGAGCAGCGGCCCTCTTAGTATCTTCAGCGGTGGTTCTACCCGGCGCTAATGAGCCTATTACTAAAGGTTTAAAGCCGGCCTCCAAGGCTTCGTACTCCCCCATTTCGCGCGGGTAGGTTATAAGCTGGAAGCCGTTCGCTAAGCCAAGTAAAGGCTTTAAGGCTTCCACGGCGCGCCCCGGCGCAACGGGCTTTGCCCCGAGCTCTATAGCTTTCCTTAAAACCTCCTCGCCGTCCGTACCCTTTAACCCAACCCTTCCACCCATACCGGCTACGGGGTTTACGATTAAACCCAACTTTTTCACCTTCGTTAAACGCTCGTACTCTTGGTAAGCAACCGTAAGCCCGTAGGCGTGCAACGCCCTAAGAGCCTCTTCAACCCCTTCGCGCTTCGCCATTAGCATGCAACTCA
This is a stretch of genomic DNA from Candidatus Nezhaarchaeales archaeon. It encodes these proteins:
- a CDS encoding 30S ribosomal protein S4; amino-acid sequence: MGDPRRRRKKWVGPKHPWRLDILKEEVELLGRYGLRDKRELWKAKTMLRKFRHRARELLGNPDEKKEKELIAKLVGLGVLGEGATLDDVLGLTVDKLLERRLQTVVYKKGLAKTLHQARQYITHGHIAIGDRVVSVPSYIVRAKEEALVDYTPLSPLSRR
- a CDS encoding 30S ribosomal protein S13 → MSEEYKHVVRVAGYDIDGSLKVVAGLARIKGVGLNLGYVVCRLAGVDHEQRIGDLPAHSVKKLEDVLADLGKYQVPWWLMNRARDPKTNKDLHLIGSDLELTVKSDVDLMKKIKCWKGLRHAWGLKVRGQRTRTTGRTGQTVGVTKKPT
- a CDS encoding 50S ribosomal protein L14e, with amino-acid sequence MPAIEVGRICVKTRGREAGMKCVIVDVIDDNFVLITGPKDVSAVKRRRVNIKHLALTNEKIDIPKGASDEEVKKALEATDKLKDFKSKVKVSLT
- a CDS encoding 2-oxoacid:acceptor oxidoreductase family protein; the encoded protein is MADILIEVRIHCKGGQGGVTAARILGLAAVKEGKHAIAFPAFTVERRGAPIMAFVRISNEPILNRSFIYNPDYVLVFDPALLTSQAVMVGVKGDTCFIVNSKVKPSLPKPVKSVAWLDADKVALEVLKAPIVNTVMCGAFAAISKLLSLKSVEEAVSEILPKHLIDVNVKAVVRGYQSVVSDSSF
- a CDS encoding ATP-NAD kinase family protein, whose protein sequence is MEIVSCMLMAKREGVEEALRALHAYGLTVAYQEYERLTKVKKLGLIVNPVAGMGGRVGLKGTDGEEVLRKAIELGAKPVAPGRAVEALKPLLGLANGFQLITYPREMGEYEALEAGFKPLVIGSLAPGRTTAEDTKRAAAQMSEVPVDLLLFVGGDGTARDVLAGLKRSIPVLGIPSGVKMHSSVFAVNPQAAARLTASFITCGLPLTTAEVMDIDEEEFRRGRLSARLYGLLLTPYEPSLVQPTKIATPLSDEELENQLEIAKYVAEEIKPGVVYILGPGSTVYALSRVLGIEKSLLGVDLVQDGKLLAKDVNEEQILSAIEGKQARIIVTPIGGQGFILGRGNQQISPTVVRRVGKNNIIVISTRSKLHRIGKLKVDTGDPSLDEELKGYIRVVTGYREERVVELS